One Aspergillus oryzae RIB40 DNA, chromosome 2 genomic window carries:
- a CDS encoding dihydroneopterin aldolase family protein (predicted protein) yields the protein MAEQRVNVHIPSHPAVLDSVRLRDIELPLPAAPEAWHRLGKSQPCTASLKLSYSSAVASANADDVSLSIDYGKLYRRLEEDIRTMGQHEEHPGKRMISLEGSRRNSMMKNDVGQDVRLTAAIVANCSLGLLDETTAGVRRMSHLHNAASQAPASTSPIDGIFGRCEVWLHLPKALLRAEEGLKYRSVTVWGYKQENEAAGNLQDSERCPVVLEEEFRIEGIRCHCILGVNSHERVEKQAVIVSLEFKGPGQLAWGSTVVDTYQAMTRAVAERVEETSFQTVEALATFVARIVTVEFANERVTVRVEKPSALAFVGRSGIEITRSQSFFERSEMDGGRV from the exons ATGGCTGAACAGCGAGTCAATGTTCATATACCGTCCCACCCCGCCGTCCTAGATAGCGTGCGACTCCGTGACATTGAGCTCCCTCTACCTGCCGCCCCAGAGGCATGGCATCGGCTTGGGAAGTCGCAGCCATGCACTGCTTCTCTGAAATTATCTTACTCGTCGGCTGTTGCATCTGCGAATGCGGATGATGTGTCTCTTTCTATCGACTATGGGAAGCTTTACCGCCGGTTAGAAGAAGACATTCGCACTATGGGGCAGCATGAGGAACATCCAGGGAAACGGATGATTAGCTTGGAGGGCAGTCGACGAAattcgatgatgaagaatgatgTTGGTCAGGATGTACGACTGACGGCAGCCATTGTTGCGAACTGCAGCCTAGGTTTACTCGATGAGACTACGGCCGGGGTTAGGAGAATGTCACACTTGCACAATGCCGCAAGTCAAGCACCAGCCTCGACATCCCCTATTGACGGTATTTTTGGTCGATGTGAGGTTTGGCTACATCTCCCCAAGGCTCTGCTGCGTGCCGAAGAAGGCTTGAAATACCGCAGCGTCACAGTTTGGGGTTACAAGCAAGAGAACGAAGCTGCAGGCAACCTTCAGGACTCTGAACGGTGCCCTGTTGTTCTAGAAGAGGAGTTCCGTATTGAGGGCATAAGATGCCATTGTATTCTTGGTGTCAATTCCCATGAGAGAGTTGAGAAGCAGGCCGTGATCGTTTCGTTGGAGTTCAAGGGCCCGGGCCAGTTGGCATGGGGATCAACTGTGGTAGACACTTACCAAGCAATGACTAGAGCTGTCGCAGAG CGCGTCGAAGAAACCTCATTTCAAACCGTGGAGGCACTAGCGACTTTTGTCGCGCGCATAGTGACAGTGGAGTTTGCCAACGAGCGCGTGACAGTTCGAGTAGAGAAGCCTAGCGCGTTGGCCTTTGTGGGAAGATCAGGAATAGAGATCACCCGGTCCCAATCATTCTTTGAAAGATCCGAGATGGATGGAGGGCGGGTATAG
- a CDS encoding putative cyclin (CDK9 kinase-activating protein cyclin T) has protein sequence MASTTSQPAEKQLVPAPSNPVLLATQAQWLFTDEELTRAPSQLDGMTLEAEHTSRSKGVNFITQVGIMLKLPQLTIATAAVYLHRFFMRYSMVDLPQRPGMHPYPIAATALFLSTKVEENVRRMRELVVACCRVAQKQPNLVVDEQSKEFWKWRDTILHHEDLLLEALCFDLQLEQPYRILYDFICYFGVNENKPLRNAAWAFVNDSMFTVLCLQFSARNIAAAALYAAARHCDVGFEDDASGRPWWEQVDVDLAQVRRACTRMAQLYENNAMQKHSQYYPTTPIFADEGGPPPRDRRNSDRYREHEDPSRRRRSDLSSTSRKSIDEQHPPPPPPPPPSDMPQNQQPPPPPPPPDQDEEGGGSEEGEL, from the exons ATGGCGTCCACAACATCACAGCCGGCGGAGAAGCAACTTGTGCCCGCACCATCGAACCCCGTCCTTCTTGCGACACAAGCCCAATGGCTTTTTACAGATGAGGAGCTCACGCGTGCGCCGTCGCAACTTGACGGTATGACACTGGAGGCAGAACATACAAGTCGCAGTAAAGGGGTCAATTTCATCACCCAAGTGGGCATCATGTTAAAATTGCCCCAGCTCACCATTGCAACTGCTGCCGTCTACCTTCACCGGTTTTTCATGCGCTACAGCATGGTGGACCTGCCGCAACGACCGGGAATGCACCCTTATCCGATTGCCGCCACCGCGCTATTCTTATCGACCAAAGTGGAGGAGAATGTGCGGAGGATGAGAGAGCTGGTGGTTGCATGTTGTCGGGTAGCGCAGAAACAACCCAACCTAGTCGTGGACGAGCAGTCTAAGGAGTTCTGGAAATGGCGAGACACGATCCTGCACCACGAGGACCTCCTTCTGGAAGCCCTTTGCTTCGATCTCCAACTTGAACAACCCTACCGCATCCTCTACGATTTCATCTGTTATTTCGGCGTCAACGAGAACAAACCCCTCCGCAACGCTGCCTGGGCTTTCGTCAACGACTCTATGTTCActgttctttgtctgcaATTCTCGGCTCGAAATATTGCTGCCGCTGCCCTTTACGCTGCCGCCCGACATTGCGATGTGGGATTTGAGGACGACGCCTCTGGCCGGCCGTGGTGGGAGCAGGTCGACGTGGATCTGGCGCAGGTGCGTCGCGCGTGCACAAGAATGGCACAACTATACGAGAACAATGCCATGCAGAAACATAGCCAGTACTACCCGACCACCCCCATCTTCGCAGACGAGG GCGGACCCCCGCCCCGAGACCGACGCAACTCAGACCGATACCGCGAACACGAAGACCCCAGCCGAAGACGTCGCTCAgacctctcctccaccagcAGAAAATCCATCGACGAGCAACACCCTCCACccccgccgcctcctcctccctccgaTATGCCCCAGAACCAACAACCACccccgcctcctccgccaccaGACCAGGACGAAGAAGGCGGAGGAAGCGAAGAGGGCGAGCTATAG
- a CDS encoding AGC family serine/threonine-protein kinase (ribosomal protein S6 kinase and related proteins), protein MSDASPDRKQGLSEKGARGGNPFPAPKLNANPLPGKADRRKKKKQQAAPAISTVRGFTPMGSGDEDSDFSTSSSRAPRSSARPGNSPMSQPASGHGVSALKLQLDSLNLSGDRPLQGAPSDLGSEAPSNASVCSDSDQTEVLTSYEVPLEHDYVSADAVAEEKSYNTSSIKDMRTQLCRKMTTDDFEPLLCLGKGSFGTVLLVRHALTGKLYAQKQFRKASITVHKKLVEQTKTERMILESVNRHPFVVKLFYAFQDHEKLYLILEYAQGGELFTHLAMERMFDEDVAAFYMAEMVLALEHLHQNVGVIYRDLKPENCLLDHEGHLLLTDFGLSKISASDDDRCNSSLGTIEYMAPEVIQGKPYGKACDWWSLGALAYDLLTGSPPFKANNNAKLQEKILKQKLTLPYFLGPDAKDLLTRLLRKEPSKRLGYHMPKDLQTIKNHRFFRKIDWKALARRAVTPPIVPVVTDPALAENFSDDFTHLPLSPLVAPASFDDHYAAHQRGSQRPMSSGYDVMGEESNPFGGFSFVASSSLLDHGLGIATKGF, encoded by the coding sequence ATGAGCGATGCTAGCCCTGACCGCAAACAAGGGCTTTCTGAGAAGGGTGCCCGTGGAGGCAATCCTTTCCCAGCACCGAAACTGAATGCGAATCCGCTCCCCGGAAAGGCAGACcgacgaaagaagaaaaagcaacaagCCGCCCCAGCGATCTCGACCGTTCGTGGCTTCACCCCCATGGGTTCTGGCGATGAGGACTCGGACTTTTCGACCTCTAGTTCACGCGCACCGCGCTCTTCAGCGCGGCCGGGTAATAGCCCAATGTCACAGCCAGCTTCAGGACATGGTGTTAGCGCTCTAAAGCTTCAGCTTGATTCGTTGAATCTGTCTGGAGACCGCCCTCTCCAAGGCGCGCCGAGTGATCTTGGTTCCGAGGCACCGAGCAATGCAAGTGTTTGCTCGGACAGTGACCAAACGGAGGTTCTGACCAGCTATGAGGTGCCTCTGGAACATGACTATGTCAGCGCTGATGCCGTAGCAGAGGAGAAGTCTTACAATACATCAAGCATTAAGGATATGCGCACACAGCTTTGCCGGAAGATGACCACAGATGACTTCGAGCCCCTGCTCTGTTTGGGCAAAGGCTCTTTTGGGACTGTCCTGTTGGTGCGCCATGCGCTCACGGGCAAGCTCTATGCCCAGAAACAGTTCCGGAAGGCCTCAATCACCGTTCATAAAAAGCTTGTGGAGCAGACCAAGACAGAACGTATGATCCTAGAGAGTGTCAACCGCCATCCATTTGTTGTCAAGCTTTTCTACGCTTTTCAGGACCATGAGAAGCTCTACCTCATCCTGGAATATGCCCAAGGCGGCGAGCTATTCACGCACTTGGCCATGGAGCGTATgtttgatgaagatgtggcGGCATTTTATATGGCGGAAATGGTCCTCGCGCTCGAGCATCTGCACCAGAACGTCGGTGTGATCTACCGTGACCTGAAGCCCGAAAATTGCCTTTTGGACCACGAAGGCCACCTTCTACTGACGGATTTCGGTCTCAGCAAGATATCTGCCAGTGATGATGACCGCTGCAACTCTTCTCTGGGCACCATTGAATATATGGCCCCAGAGGTTATCCAGGGCAAGCCATACGGCAAAGCTTGCGACTGGTGGTCCCTTGGGGCATTGGCATACGATCTCCTCACAGGATCACCTCCGTTCAAAGCCAATAACAACGCCAAGCTGCAGGAGAAAATCCTGAAGCAGAAGTTAACCCTGCCCTACTTCCTTGGCCCGGACGCCAAAGACCTGTTGACCCGTCTCCTTCGCAAGGAGCCCTCCAAGCGTCTCGGATACCATATGCCCAAAGATCTCCAGACAATCAAGAACCACCGGTTCTTCCGCAAGATCGACTGGAAAGCCCTCGCCCGCCGTGCAGTCACTCCTCCCATCGTCCCTGTTGTCACGGATCCTGCACTCGCGGAGAACTTCTCCGACGATTTTACTCATCTTCCACTGAGCCCGCTCGTTGCCCCTGCCAGCTTCGACGATCACTATGCAGCCCATCAGCGCGGCAGCCAACGTCCCATGTCATCTGGTTATGACGTCATGGGAGAAGAGAGTAACCCCTTCGGAGGATTCAGTTTCGTCGCTTCCAGCAGCTTGCTTGATCACGGACTGGGAATTGCGACCAAAGGCTTTTGA